A stretch of DNA from Schizosaccharomyces osmophilus chromosome 2, complete sequence:
ATACGGTGTAATATCTCTACAATTAAATAGATTATTTAGtccttttattctttttttttgctacATTAAAAATATATCTAAGCTCATATTAATTGAATGGAGGCCATTAAAGCAACATGGTCGCTAGGATATCTACCCTCTAGAGGTTCGGCCTCTTTCATTTCGGCTGGTTTAGGAATTCTAAGTAAACTTTTTAGCTTAATGCCTTCAACAACTTCATTTGCAGTCTTTTCGCTTGTGGAATTTCGATCCATAACAAATATATAGTCCAAATGACCTTGGTAAGTATTTGCCCAATTCGTAAAAGCAGGATGCTCAAATGCATTCTTTGCATTTACTGGATCGACGTGTTTGTAACCATAAGAATACAAGCTAACAAGTCGAGGATTCTGCTGGTGTTGCTCATAAAATGTGGTGTAATGTGGCACAAATTCATTCTGCACATGTAAAATTCGCTTTTTGGAAGGGGCAGATGCCGACGTGGTAGAAGTAGGAGTAGAAACACCACTTTCGGTATTAGTATCTGATTGCTTAATTGATGGTTGAGCCAcagcttcttcttttccttctaatTCGGATTCGCCAAACACATAATTCATACTGCGTTCAATAATGTCAGTAGCACGTCGACAAATAGCGAAAGGCTTCGTAGTCATTGCAGGATAATTTGTATCAAAAGGTTCTGTATTGAAATCGCCAGCGATGATTACAGGCCAATTTTGACGAGCATCGGCTATAGCGTTCACCTCCTTTACTAAGACGGCTCCCTGACGAAGTCGTTCGTATGAGCCATAAGGATGCCAAAATAGATGAGTAGTAGCAAGAAATATACCTCTGGAAGGATCATTAGTACGTTGTAATGAAACGCAACAGccaatattttttgtattcattCTTCCAGGTAATTCATCGTGATCGTCATAATAAATAACGTCCActtttagtttttcaaacagagaggttttccaaaaaattaaaattccaTGTGTCTTTCCTTCAGCAGCTTGGAAGCTTAAGTCAAAACCCATGCTTTCCATCAGAGGTTTATAGAACGAAGGTATGAATTCAGCATCAACCTCTTGCATACAACCAATGTCGGGGGCATAAAATTTAAACTCATTTTCAAGGACCTTTGATcgattcttccatttcaaGGTTTCTCCACTATGAGGGAACATGGAGCGACGAATATTTGTCTGAGCCAGCACATTGTAAGTCATGACTTTAATATCCACAGgtaatttattttcatcaaaaggAACGAAGTTTGGTAAAGGAAGCATGTCTCTTTTGATGAAGTCGGTATTGAACTCACGAGGTTGATCTTCTTGAGGCACAGATTGCTTAAGAGTAGCCTTCTTTGCTAAACAAATGTTAGAATGAACAAgtatttttaatgaaaagttACTTCAACTAGTAAAACAAGTTCAAAAGGATTCGTGACGTACCCATCTTCTCTGCCTTTTTCTGACGCTGCAATTCAATATACTCAGGCgttacaaaagaaggaacaCCTTTTTTGGAGccattttttgtttctggTTTCGAAGAAGCCATGAGGatattattgaaaaaagaatttttccAAGTGGTGTGTGGTAAAGGTGCGACCGTTGCAGCTATTAAATTTGCAGATGGATAGGTTTCGATGAATTttctcaagaaaaagacaCGAATAAGCATGAAAGACGGAATCAACAGTTTGCCATCTTCAcgcaaagaagaatgatCACCGTCCTTTCAcggttttggaagaaaaggcaaaTGGCTCAGCGAATATAACGTATACTTGCGTGTTCACTTTGATGTTTTCGATTTGCCTGTAAAAAGCTAGCCATAGGGACCGAATGAAATGggttctttgttttattctCTTCTGATGCTTCTTCCGTTCGAGGTTGAGATCCTTGcacaaaagcaaagtgATCGACCAAATCGTCCAAAGCCATATCCTTCCAAGCTGGTTCATGTCGCAGCTGCTTGCTTCTCATCAGAATTAGATTCGCGCTTGAATGCTGAATTGTAAGTTCATCTTCTGGCATAGGAGGAAGGTATTCAAGTCGAACTTCTATGTCGTCAACGGGAAGCTTGTCTTTTCGCCATTCCgaagcaaaaagaaccACTCTTGGTTGGTTCATATGTATTTGACAATAATTAGAATCCATTAGATCGGTTTTTGTAACGGTGGTTGTCAATTATGAAAATGCTCACTTTTGTCGGAGGAATGGTTTTCTCCACTgctgtaaacaaacgttACGAACCTCTTTCTCCTGGCGGTCTGGGCTTTCAAGATTATTGAAATGCAGCcgttttcgttttatcAAACTCTCTTTTAATAATAGAATTTTAACTCTTTAGAGTATGAGCTGAGCTTTTATCGACGAAACTTTTGCTTCACGTCTGCGATTACAACCAAACCAAACTTGGAAGCAAATATGGATAATTatcaaattctttgaattaaaatatacttttatCTGTCTTTCTACTCGTTTTCTTCTAGTCTTCTTAGACAAGGGTGTACCTTAATGTGAAAATGGCCTAGCTTGtcttttagaaaaagcATCCTTTCGCATGCGTAACTAAATAATCCCAATAGATGCATCTTAAAGAGAATGTTTGTCTAGAACTCTTAACTGTAAAGGTTTTCTCAGAAGCAGTCAACTCTGCATCACTGACTAGTCATTAAGGATACAGATGTTTATATATTCACCAATTCCCCTCTTAGATCTTCCTTTCTCTACATAAACAGATTTAGGAGTTGCGATTTATCAAACCCTAGTCTTCACTTTTTGGAACACAGCggattgtttatttacgtTTGGCTATTGAAATCCccagtttgtttacagtaTTGACTATATCtgttttcaacaaaaccATTCTGTTCATCGACaaatcaatcaaaaagGATCTTAAATTTTGtacttttcaaataaatacCTTGAAAAAGCTCAGTTTCGACAATCGTCTCAATTATAACGATTTACTCCCTTCACTAATCCTACTGGTTGTTCATAAACTGAACCTATAAATATCTTCATACACTATACTTTTCGAAGCTTGCTTTAGTATGGACTCTTACGTTTTGTCATTCTCCGTTCCAGATCCATCTCCTCCACCTTCGGAAGAGACAGCTCTTTATGCAAGCAAATGTGATTTTTACGGAAAAATTCCTTACGAATGCATTAGAACAACCGCCGAATTGCGCTGTACCGAGGCTCAGTCCATTTATCCCGTTACGATTAATCTGCATGCAAAGCACAAAACTCCAGACATAAGTGTTTCTCGTAATGAGATAGTAATCGTCATCGCGGGCGCTTATGAATGTGTATATTCAGCCAAAATATACATTCTCCAGGCTCTTCCAAAGCTTATAACTAGCCGCATTTTGCTTGACGAGCCTCTCGAAAACCTCTtatttgatgaagaagggTTCATGTACGAAGACACAATAAAGCATTTTAATACAATCTCAGAACTGACCGGAGCCAAACTATACCTTATTCACAGATCACTAAGTAGTGGAATAGAGGCTGAAGTAAGCACAGGTCGTGGGTTTAGTTATCGTCTAAACGAACAAGAAAGCTTCCGACAAAAGCATTTGGAGTTTACACGTTTAGAATGTGggagagaagaagaagctgatAGCTCTTATTTTGTCGTCTTCTACGGTGATTACTGTAGCGTTGAGCATGCTCGTATTCGATTTTTAACTCTTCTTGATGAACTTCGCGgtctttcaattttaaGTATTCCCATCTCCGCTTCTTTTCAACCAATTCTTATGGGAAAGGCGTATTCCAGCTCTGCAGGGCTTAAAGCTACCGAAACGATGAACATATATACACTTCCGTTCTTTTCTGATATGCTACCACGATTGCCAAATATGCCAAAACtgaattcatcaaaattgATTATTGCTGGTGAATCAGAGAGCTTGAAGCGTTTGGAAGAAGCGTTCTATTATGCTGAAGAGCATTTGAAGGTCTTCACTCACATTATGGAAGTTTCTTTCACGAAGCTTATTGAATTCTTAACGAATGAAGTTGACGAACTCCGACTTattatggaagaaaattcttcttttctaagATTTCCTGATTACTTTAAGGAGGGGAAGGGCTCATGCACAGAAAATTCGCAGATCAAGATTTATTCCTCAACACTTGTCAATGCAGAAAAAACGGCTCTTCGTTTGGCAAAATTATCAAGCAAGTATGTCGAAGGAAGAACAAAGTTTGACGTCCACGACAACGAGGAATTTTTGCGAAAGAAAGATTCTTGGAAAGACTTACCATTTCTTGAAAGGAATGCGTATAGTTCAAAATCATCCTCTGCCACTTCGCTCGTGAGTTCTTCTACGGAAGGTAACATTATCTCAACGAAATCACCAAGTAAGCTAGTGGTACCACCTACGGAATACATGCTTCAATTGGCAATTATTTCTATGGCTTCTGGAGTAGAGATGCTCTTAATGAGCAATgaaattactttttctgGTCAGGAGAACACCACTCCTGTTGCtatggaaaaagcaagcaagGTTTTCCACAAGCTCGGATCTTCCCAATGGCATCAAATCCTTCTTGACGCACCAAGCAAAGACCTTGACTTCATAtctggaaagaaaaatgggAAATTGGACAAAGTTAAACAGCAGTGCAAGTTCAATTATCGGAACGGTGATATCATTTTCTGTCCGATGTCTTCAACTATATTCACAGTCGACATTTATGGAGATGAATTGGAAAGAGTTATCAAGGGAATGAATACTATGCTTCTTGAGTTTCCCGCGGAAATGCACTTTTTTATTCCAGAAGAGATACACAAGAAACTAATTGGTTTCCGCGGAGAGCAAATTCAAAGAGTGACGAAGCTATACAACAGTTATATAGAGTTTTCGACCACTCCCTTCGATTGTTATGGACACAATGTCCTTATTCGAACACCTTCGAAGTTTTCCGAGAATTTATGGGCAGTACGGTCTTTGTTTGTCAAGACTGCGGAAGGTTTGGGTTACGGCGTTCCTAAATACTTATATGCTGTTCAAGTATAGAAAAGAGCTTTGCAGCTGCCTAGTCTTTCGaagcttcatttttggGCATTGAGTCCCATATTACTGATTTTGAGCCGATAACGAGCATTACAACTCCTTTTGTGATGGTCTCGTGTTATGATGTTTTATGATTATGaactatttttttattgattcttcaatttccttccttttggGACACGCATACTCTGTACTAGAGATTCCTATTCCCGGAGTTGATCgcttcctctttttcccGTGTTCGCCGAAAATCCTTGGAAATCAAGTAAGGTGAAAGTTATTCAGTAGTTagattttccaaataaaatataatattaaGTTAACAAAGGAAGGGTAAGTGCTTTCGTATTCCTCAAAGAGTCAATTTGTATACGGACAGCCCTTCACCCGTACATCtaagcttttgaaaagcaacaatGGGTAAAAGATGTATCTGAAAGCCGTTAGAATGAAACAGATCATCAATGAAATACCATCTGCTCAGCAGAGAGCcaaattcttcctttgtaGTGCTACCCAAACGAATTCCAACTGCGCATGATTTACGGGATGAAGAACTTGCCCATTCTATGTTAgcaaaaaagggaatttcTGTATACCACGCTGAGAAATGACTGGATTGAAGATGGTTTCCATTTTACTGTTTTTACATGTCGCATTTGATGCAAAATCGGACATAGACTGTTCCTTGGCAACTACGCAGTAACAAATTTGTATGAATTTGACCATGTTCAACTCTTCTATTAGCTGCtccttttgcaaaataaaaaaaaatactatACCATGGCTTTACACTTTCgttgttttttcaatatttgtCGTTGCGACGACTtgatgagaaaaaaatgcatGTGACGAGTTTGCTGCTGTACATGATTTTGTGAGCTTTTTCTACAAATTATAGAAGGAAGacatataaaaagaaaaccgCTGAGAACTTTTTACGACCTAGCAATGTACCCTCGCTCTAATGACTTGATGAATCGCTAAAGAAACCTCGCATCAAGAAAGGTAAACTGAACTCTGTGTGAGGCAAACAACCTTAGGGTACCCGATACCCTAGTCGtttcataaacaaattcCACACTTCAACCATCCTTTCCCAACATTTTAGCCAGTGCTCTTTGGCTACGCAAATGGTAATAAAATactgaaaaaggaaaaaaaagtttatatATACATAATACTATAAAAAAGctcttgtttattttgttcTAGTGGAAAGTTTGgtcttatttatttgttgtCAAttacttctttcttttttggtaaatttcTGCGAGCTTTAaggattctttttgttttggttcTGTTTTTGCCTTTGCCCTAgcctttggtttttttgtttttctgtttgctttcctttgaCTCGTCGCTCTTTTCGCGTATTGattcgttcttttcttttgtatacGTTTTTCCCTTTAGAAATTAACTAAAATGACTGCTCAGTCAGTAAACTTTTGCTTGAAGTGCTGGAATGTAAGTTTGTAAATTCCCAATTTCTGTACATTTTCGAAACGTTCCTTCTGAGGGATTCAACTAACTCCTACCGTTCAACAGGAAGTAAAAGATGATTTTACAGTTTCcgcttttggaaaaatctGGCATACGAACTGGTAAGTTTGAGCTCAGTTATTGGTCATGGGATACTAATTCTATTTACAGCTTTACATGCTGTTCTTGTGATAAAGTCCTTAACCCATCTTCCGACAAATATGCCTTTGATAAAGGGAGTTTGTATTGCAACGACTGTGTTAAAATTTGTAGTCATTGTGCACTTCCCATTCACGAAGTTACGGTAATGACAGGTGGTCAAGCTTATCACCCATCTTGCTTTACATGCTCAAGTTGCCATGATTTCTTGGATAGTACGGCATACGCCAAATCAAAGGGAGAAATGTATTGTCTACCTTGCCTTCGCTATGGTCAACTTAATCCTCAATCTTCGACGGAAGACGTTTCTCATAAATTAGCCCGGGTCCCGTCAAGTCCTTATGAAGGTACGTTCCCACAAGCTTGCTCTTGTTCACCACCCAAATCATCAGGTGTTCCTCAAAAAGTACCAAACGCTATGGAGTCATCCTTTTCACCAACTGAACAACTCTATTCGTCCAATGCTGCTCGTCCCAAGCTTTCTATCCAAACCGCATCATCCGATAGTTTAAATGGTTCTGTCCCCTTGCAGCCAATTCAAGAAGTTCTAGATAACCAAGAACTTAAGCCGAAGCCTTTTCAACCTCAACTAGTCGTTTCTCCTGTGACTCCTAGTGCccaaacaaacaatatCCTTCCAGGATCTTTTGAGTCTGCCAAGTCTGGCTTTTCAAATGCCAATTACTCGAATCTTTTGGCTGCAAATCCTACCCACCTTCATCCTCAAAAATCTCTTGACAAAGATTTGCCCGTACCTTCTCCAAGAAACGAGCAGTCTGCGTTTCCGAAACTTCAGAAACCTGTTCCTACGTTTCTTCCATCTCAATCTGTTACCAATTCCCCTTCCAAACATGGCGCTCTCAACGGTCATTCGGACCCGTCAGTAAACCGATTGAGAACCGCTTTTCGAGACGTAACCAATGATAGGAATGGCCGTGCCCTTCCAATTCGTAATAGTGTTTCAAATACCAGAGATTTAAAACAAGACACTCTTGGAGAAGCAGGTTACTCACCAACAAGAGGTCAATTTCCTCGATATCCATCCAGACTatccaagaaaaatcgCTGCCTTTCCAATGAGTTTGGCGCACAACCTTCACATAATGCGATTTCAGCTTCCTCTTTAACCTTTTCTCCGCGTGCTAAAAGTTTTACTTTATCTCAAGGTAACGCGAACCATATGTTTCAGCGTAGTGGAAGACGCAGTTCTTTGGTTCGTGCTAGTGATGTATTTTCCTCcaatgtttttgaattttcagATGATCAGGTTCAAGATCTGGTAGCAGAGGTTTCGTATCTTCAGACACAACGAAGTGCATTATTGTTGGAAGTTTCTTCCTTGGCATCATTTACCGATGCCGTTCCCTGTATGCCAGCTGAATTGCTAGAGCAAGATCTAATTGCAAAGTTAACAGACCGTTTTGACAACTTAACAAAATCATTTCAATCGGAGATCACCACCTTGCTGTTACGACGTGATGCCTTGTCAGCTACCGTCACGAAATTGCAAAACGCGTACAACACGGCTACGGAAGAAACCGCTTATTTGAATGTTAAGAACACTGAATTGGCGAGTTTAAACAACCAATTGGAACGAGAACTTTCAAGCTTGAAAGAATCAAGACagagcaaaagaaaatcgtCTTTTGGACTGTTTGGCAGAAAACCCGGTAGTTCCAGCTATTCGCCTTCACCTACTCAGTCTCCTCGTGAATCATTGTCTAGATTACAAATGGTTGCCTCGAGCCTTGGTTTCCGACCTAAGGATAAGGAGAATaataaagagaatgaaGGTTCCAAACcgaattccaaaattgaCCTTAGAAAAAGTCTTACCAAAAAATTCTCATGGAAGAGAGGATCAAGGATCCCCACACCCTCAAGTATTGTCGAGGAAACCGGAGGAGAAGAACAGGAAGATAACATTCCTGAAGCTGGCGTCTGTAAGTTGTGTGGAAAGTACTCGGCCCAATTGCGAGCTCATTATCAAGACTGCCTTAGCTCTACTATCGATCGACAATATCAAGTACAAAGAAGCAATGGTATGCTAATTatacaaaaatatttaataaGCCGTGTTGTTATTAACCTATATAGTTTCTTCTGCACCTTTAGATTCGGAACAGTTTGATAGTGAAAATCAAACATTGACAAAAGTTCCTTCTCTTATTACGACATGCATAAACTTTGTCGAGACTTATGGCTTGGACTTTGAAGGTCTTTATCGGAAAAGTGGTGCAACATcccaaatgaaaagaatttggGCATTGCTGCTAGAAGGAGATGTTGCTCTTCATCCTTCAGATGATATTTCTGCTGTAACATCCGTACTAAAACAATATCTCCGAAACCTCCCAAACCCCATCATAACATTTGAAGAATACtttcctttcattttaGCAGGAAGTCGCACGTCGTTTCAAGAGAAGGTTGAAGGATTTAGAGGAGTTATCGAAAGACTACCTTCTGTTCACTCGACTATCCTTCGCTTGATCATAAAACATTTATCCAAGGTTGCAAAGTATAGCTCGGAGAATCTTATGAACTCTAAGAATTTAGCTGTTGTATTCTCACCCACCCTAGTACGAGATCCTGAAAATGAGCGTGATGTCGTTGACATGACCGTAAAGAATTATGCTCTATCCTTTTTGATTGATTACGCTGATGAGGTGCTTCCCTGATTGCCTCAATTTGGCAAGAcgatgttttttttttttattttgtctTCCGTgtcattcttttaaagtCTTATTGATGTAAGCGTTTACAAATTATAATTCTTGGCCCTGTTTACAAGTTGGATTCATCgcttttattcatttttaccTAATACATGTCGCtcgttatttttttgtttattatacCAAGTTTTGAGAGCCATTCGCTTCTTTCAATGAGATTGGTCaacttttttggaaataataaaagcattattaaacaaatctttaatcaaatgaaaataccATTTAAATATTACCTTCCACTGATAATCCTTTGGCTAATTTATCTGAAATGAGCGCAAAATCTAATAAATATATCTTGCTTATATTcccttttcatttttgttatgAATATATCCGGTATTACAGAAAAACCCAGAAAACTAGTGGATGAAAGAATatgttttaattttaagAAGTAGGTCAATGAGCTTGGATTCTGTCTAGAGAAACCACTTTCAATCAAACCAAATCATCACATACAAGAGAACGTTGTTAATTGAGGTCGGACAGAACCTTTTCCtaaaaacaattgaaaattcatttcatttataaGTATATGATTCCTTAAAGGAGCAGCAAGAATGGTAAACCAATTCAGGAAATGTATTTTGGGACCCGTGAACGCAGGGTATACCCTGGCATATTCCTctttaataaaacaagGAGTTGATAGACCTTTTATGTTTTACCCCAAGCCATTTCGAAAGTATAGGGCTCGtaactttttgaatatttacAAGGAAGACCCCAATGTTTCCGATCCGCCAGAGAAGGTAGGCCATTTGGAATATAAAGAAGCAGATAAAATGCCTACCATTGATTGTTTACTGGTGGACTCTTGTATTACGAAAACGCGAAAAACGATACGACAGGTTAAGCCTTTATTACACAAAGATAGCTCTgtcattcttttaaatcaaGACATTTCCTTATGGATGGAATACAATTCTATATTCGAAGATCCTTTGAATAGGCCCAAACTTTATTTAGGGAAGTTTCAGAATTTTTCATCACAGAAGCCAGAAAATGTTATCCAAACCAGCTCTCTCCCTTATTTAAGACTCTGTGGAATGCCGGCCGGTCGAAAATTTGACTGGGATACATCAAGGATTCAAACAATTAATCGTCTACCGGAAGAATTGGATCAAGTATTGAACTTGAATCCCCTTGGAAACACAGAAATTTTAAGTGCTAAACATTTTTTGACTGAGCAGGTTTGCGACCTGGTTATATTGACGACGAAGAGCCTACCTAACCCtcaaatgaagagaaaTGCCATCTACTCATGGCTAGACCTGATATCAAGGTTACCCTTTTTTGGCCACTTAGACAAGTCTCTTTTAAGTTTTGATGCTTTGTATCAATCTACTTTTCTTAAGCCTGTaacatttttgaatgttCCCCCTTCAAATGCCAAAATCTTCTCAAAGTACCAATGCATGAAAACCCTTTTAAAATTTGCAACGCCGTGTGCGAGTGATGATACGCTCCATAGTTTTCTGGGTCATTTAGTTAATTTTTCTGTCCGTAACTATAATACCCTATTTCCTTCGTCGATGCCTGAACCACCTCctcatttattttctacGACTAAAAGAATCCCATTGCCAAATATGTCTGACTAAGTCATCTTAGGattgtttccttttccgAATTCACCcaaaatgtttctttcattgGAGTCTCGTTTATTACCAACTCTACGATGTCCTTATGGTATGAGGACTACAGAAAATATCATCTTAATCAATTAAAAATATGGAGACTTGTGCAATGCTCTTTAACAAACTGAACCTCTATTTAAGTGAATGCTTAAACGTTTTCTTTGCTCGTCGTTTCTGCGaaatttgaataaaaactGAAGGAGTACACCATCCCTTCAAATTTataattccaaaatattTCTTAAATTATTGCTTTTCCCAATCAATTGAACAGATAATTCAGGTCTTTAGTAATTAttctgttttttaaaaggtAACAATGTTACTTAGGAAACAAACTGTTGTTCACAATGCAGGAGTGTATTCAAAGCCATAAAAAGCCAAACAAGGGTTTTGGAGGTTGTACAACGTTTTACTGCGTTCTTTCACATTTATAGGTTgctgtttattttcttttttaaaactgGATTAGTTTTTCGAGTAGCATTTGCCGTTCGTTTTTTGTGTTGAGAAAACATGTCTGAAGCAGCAAAGTTTTTTGGTGCCGTAGACGAAGAAGACGATCGTttccaaaacttttctAGTGAAGAGGAAGACAATGAAAAGATATCTAGAGCTACGATCCATTCCTCCAGAAATGACAAAAGCAGTGGTAGAGAAGCTTATAAAagtataataaataacGCATCTGAAGAGGACGAGAATGAAGGCGAAGCAGAAGATAATAGCGACGCGGAACTGTATGTAGGAGGAGattctgaagaagacaatggtgaagaaaatataaaggCTGTCAAATCAGAAAAGCCTCTGAATAAGATTTCTATAGAAGAAGttgagaagaagaagaaagctaTAAAACGTTCGGGTGTTATTTACTTATCGAAAGTCCCTCCCTATATGGAACCTAGTAAGCTTCGACAGCTTTTATCCCAGTATGGTAAACTCGGTAGAATATACCTTGCCCCCGAATCTGCCCAGAAACGAGCTAGACGTTTAAAGAATGGcggaaacaaaagaactATGTACGAAGAGGGATGGGTGGAATTTGAAAGTAAACGTGCTGCTAAAACCGTTGCTGACATGCTAAACACTCAAAAAATCGGcggaaagaaaacaagctG
This window harbors:
- a CDS encoding CCR4/nocturin family endoribonuclease, translated to MLIRVFFLRKFIETYPSANLIAATVAPLPHTTWKNSFFNNILMASSKPETKNGSKKGVPSFVTPEYIELQRQKKAEKMAKKATLKQSVPQEDQPREFNTDFIKRDMLPLPNFVPFDENKLPVDIKVMTYNVLAQTNIRRSMFPHSGETLKWKNRSKVLENEFKFYAPDIGCMQEVDAEFIPSFYKPLMESMGFDLSFQAAEGKTHGILIFWKTSLFEKLKVDVIYYDDHDELPGRMNTKNIGCCVSLQRTNDPSRGIFLATTHLFWHPYGSYERLRQGAVLVKEVNAIADARQNWPVIIAGDFNTEPFDTNYPAMTTKPFAICRRATDIIERSMNYVFGESELEGKEEAVAQPSIKQSDTNTESGVSTPTSTTSASAPSKKRILHVQNEFVPHYTTFYEQHQQNPRLVSLYSYGYKHVDPVNAKNAFEHPAFTNWANTYQGHLDYIFVMDRNSTSEKTANEVVEGIKLKSLLRIPKPAEMKEAEPLEGRYPSDHVALMASIQLI
- the apc13 gene encoding anaphase-promoting complex TPR lobe accessory factor Apc13 codes for the protein MDSNYCQIHMNQPRVVLFASEWRKDKLPVDDIEVRLEYLPPMPEDELTIQHSSANLILMRSKQLRHEPAWKDMALDDLVDHFAFVQGSQPRTEEASEENKTKNPFHSVPMASFLQANRKHQSEHASIRYIR
- a CDS encoding RNA-binding protein, BICC1-like protein, encoding MDSYVLSFSVPDPSPPPSEETALYASKCDFYGKIPYECIRTTAELRCTEAQSIYPVTINLHAKHKTPDISVSRNEIVIVIAGAYECVYSAKIYILQALPKLITSRILLDEPLENLLFDEEGFMYEDTIKHFNTISELTGAKLYLIHRSLSSGIEAEVSTGRGFSYRLNEQESFRQKHLEFTRLECGREEEADSSYFVVFYGDYCSVEHARIRFLTLLDELRGLSILSIPISASFQPILMGKAYSSSAGLKATETMNIYTLPFFSDMLPRLPNMPKLNSSKLIIAGESESLKRLEEAFYYAEEHLKVFTHIMEVSFTKLIEFLTNEVDELRLIMEENSSFLRFPDYFKEGKGSCTENSQIKIYSSTLVNAEKTALRLAKLSSKYVEGRTKFDVHDNEEFLRKKDSWKDLPFLERNAYSSKSSSATSLVSSSTEGNIISTKSPSKLVVPPTEYMLQLAIISMASGVEMLLMSNEITFSGQENTTPVAMEKASKVFHKLGSSQWHQILLDAPSKDLDFISGKKNGKLDKVKQQCKFNYRNGDIIFCPMSSTIFTVDIYGDELERVIKGMNTMLLEFPAEMHFFIPEEIHKKLIGFRGEQIQRVTKLYNSYIEFSTTPFDCYGHNVLIRTPSKFSENLWAVRSLFVKTAEGLGYGVPKYLYAVQV
- the rga4 gene encoding RhoGAP Rga4, which codes for MTAQSVNFCLKCWNEVKDDFTVSAFGKIWHTNCFTCCSCDKVLNPSSDKYAFDKGSLYCNDCVKICSHCALPIHEVTVMTGGQAYHPSCFTCSSCHDFLDSTAYAKSKGEMYCLPCLRYGQLNPQSSTEDVSHKLARVPSSPYEGTFPQACSCSPPKSSGVPQKVPNAMESSFSPTEQLYSSNAARPKLSIQTASSDSLNGSVPLQPIQEVLDNQELKPKPFQPQLVVSPVTPSAQTNNILPGSFESAKSGFSNANYSNLLAANPTHLHPQKSLDKDLPVPSPRNEQSAFPKLQKPVPTFLPSQSVTNSPSKHGALNGHSDPSVNRLRTAFRDVTNDRNGRALPIRNSVSNTRDLKQDTLGEAGYSPTRGQFPRYPSRLSKKNRCLSNEFGAQPSHNAISASSLTFSPRAKSFTLSQGNANHMFQRSGRRSSLVRASDVFSSNVFEFSDDQVQDLVAEVSYLQTQRSALLLEVSSLASFTDAVPCMPAELLEQDLIAKLTDRFDNLTKSFQSEITTLLLRRDALSATVTKLQNAYNTATEETAYLNVKNTELASLNNQLERELSSLKESRQSKRKSSFGLFGRKPGSSSYSPSPTQSPRESLSRLQMVASSLGFRPKDKENNKENEGSKPNSKIDLRKSLTKKFSWKRGSRIPTPSSIVEETGGEEQEDNIPEAGVCKLCGKYSAQLRAHYQDCLSSTIDRQYQVQRSNVSSAPLDSEQFDSENQTLTKVPSLITTCINFVETYGLDFEGLYRKSGATSQMKRIWALLLEGDVALHPSDDISAVTSVLKQYLRNLPNPIITFEEYFPFILAGSRTSFQEKVEGFRGVIERLPSVHSTILRLIIKHLSKVAKYSSENLMNSKNLAVVFSPTLVRDPENERDVVDMTVKNYALSFLIDYADEVLP
- the cbp7 gene encoding cytochrome b translation regulator Cbp7 — encoded protein: MVNQFRKCILGPVNAGYTLAYSSLIKQGVDRPFMFYPKPFRKYRARNFLNIYKEDPNVSDPPEKVGHLEYKEADKMPTIDCLLVDSCITKTRKTIRQVKPLLHKDSSVILLNQDISLWMEYNSIFEDPLNRPKLYLGKFQNFSSQKPENVIQTSSLPYLRLCGMPAGRKFDWDTSRIQTINRLPEELDQVLNLNPLGNTEILSAKHFLTEQVCDLVILTTKSLPNPQMKRNAIYSWLDLISRLPFFGHLDKSLLSFDALYQSTFLKPVTFLNVPPSNAKIFSKYQCMKTLLKFATPCASDDTLHSFLGHLVNFSVRNYNTLFPSSMPEPPPHLFSTTKRIPLPNMSD
- the esf2 gene encoding U3 snoRNP-associated protein Esf2, which gives rise to MSEAAKFFGAVDEEDDRFQNFSSEEEDNEKISRATIHSSRNDKSSGREAYKSIINNASEEDENEGEAEDNSDAELYVGGDSEEDNGEENIKAVKSEKPLNKISIEEVEKKKKAIKRSGVIYLSKVPPYMEPSKLRQLLSQYGKLGRIYLAPESAQKRARRLKNGGNKRTMYEEGWVEFESKRAAKTVADMLNTQKIGGKKTSWYYDDIWNMKYLPKLKWHHLTEQIAAENAARASRLNVEIEQGRKQVKEYIKNVERAKMIEGIQKKRKERSNSSEEAPVSSNNNSVENGPSNKQMRRFFDQKSVTNKRVMPKNENEQRKVENVLSKVL